The Microbaculum marinisediminis genome includes the window GGCCGCGCGGCGGCATGGTGCTGACCAACGACCAGGACATCGCCAAGAAGGTGAATTCGGCCGTGTTCCCGGGCCTGCAGGGCGGGCCGCTGATGCACGTGATCGCCGCCAAGGCCGTTGCATTCGGCGAGGCACTGAAGCCCGAGTTCAAGGTCTATGCGCAGAATGTCGTCGACAACGCCAAGGCGCTTGCCGATCACCTGAAGGGGGCGGGCCTCGACATCGTGTCCGGGGGCACCGACACCCATCTGATGCTGGTCGATTTGCGCCCCAAGGGCCTGACCGGCAAGGTCGCCGAGGAATCCCTCGGCCGCGCGCACATCACCTGCAACAAGAACGGCATTCCGTTCGATCCCGAAAAGCCGATGATCACCTCCGGCGTCCGCCTCGGCAGCCCGGCCGGCACCACGCGTGGCTTCGGTGTTGCGGAATTCCGCGACATCGGCGCTATGATCGTCGACGTGCTGGAGGGGCTTCGCAAGGCGAATGCCGAAGACGGTAACGCCGCGGTGGAGGAGGCGGTGCGCGCCCGCGCGCTCGACCTGTGCCGGCGGTTCCCGATCTACGAAGACTGACCGCACGGGCCAACGGAAGGGCGGAGGACAGGAATGCGCTGTCCCTATTGCGGAAGCCTGGCGACGCAGGTGAAGGATTCGCGGCCGACGGAGGACTCGGCCGCGATCCGTCGCCGTCGCGTCTGTCCCGATTGCGGCGGCCGCTTCACCACGTTCGAACGGGTGCAGCTGCGTGAGTTGACGGTGCTCAAGAAGACGGGCCGCCGGGTTCCCTTCGATCGCGACAAGCTGGTCCGGTCTGTACAGGTGGCCTTGCGCAAGCGCCCGGTCGAGGAAGAGCGGATAGAGCGGCTGGTCAGCGGCATCGTCCGCCGGCTGGAAAGCCAGGGCGAGAGCGAGATTTCGTCCGACACGATCGGCAAGCTGGTCATGGAGGGCCTGCGCTCGCTCGACGACGTCGCCTATGTCCGGTTCGCGTCCGTCTACAGGAACTTCAGGGAAGCCAAGGATTTCGAGGAGTTTGTCGATGCGCTGTCCGGGCATGGCGGCGATATGGAGGACGACTCCGCGGTGTGATGCCCGCGGGAAATCCCGATGGTCGAATACTCTTCCGATCTCGACGCGCGCCTGATGGCCGCCGCGATAAGGCTGGGCGCCCGTGAACTGGGGCGCACCTGGCCCAATCCGGCGGTCGGCGCCCTGATCGTACGCCATGAGGCCGCCGGCCCGGTCATCATCGGCCGCGGCTGGACGCGCAAGGGCGGGCGCCCGCACGCCGAGACCGAGGCGCTGGCGCAAGCCGGCGATCGCGCGCGTGGGGCGACCTGCTATGTCTCGCTCGAGCCCTGTTCCCATCACGGACGTACCTCGCCCTGCAGCGACGCGCTGATCGCGGCGGGGGTGACGCGCGTGGTTTCGGCGGTCGAGGATCCGGATGCCCGTGTGAG containing:
- the nrdR gene encoding transcriptional regulator NrdR gives rise to the protein MRCPYCGSLATQVKDSRPTEDSAAIRRRRVCPDCGGRFTTFERVQLRELTVLKKTGRRVPFDRDKLVRSVQVALRKRPVEEERIERLVSGIVRRLESQGESEISSDTIGKLVMEGLRSLDDVAYVRFASVYRNFREAKDFEEFVDALSGHGGDMEDDSAV